The Kribbella sp. HUAS MG21 genome includes the window GGCCGCTCAGCTTGTCGGCCACCCGGTCGGCCAGCGGCTCGTCGATCACCCGGGCCAGCGACGGGTCGTCCTGCACGTAGCTCGGCACCAGGAAGCGCACCACCTGCGACGCGGGCAGTACGGCGTACGGCGAACCGTCGGGCTTCGTCACGATCAGCCCGGGCAGGCGCCGCGTGGCCAGCAGCCGGGCCGCCTCCAGCGCGTCGTCGTCCAGCTTCACGACCGGGAAGTCCTCGGCCATCTGCTCTCCGTGCACACCTGCAGCCTACGTCGGGAGCCGCGAGTTCGGTGATGTCCCTCACAGACCTCTGACACAGCACGGCGCCTCCGGGACAACGGCAACGGACCCGAACCCCGGCCGGGGCACGGGTTTGCCGACCAGACTTCCCGGCGCACCGCGCCCAACCCTGCCCGAAACCCGCTGTCCGGGCAAAC containing:
- a CDS encoding CBS domain-containing protein, whose amino-acid sequence is MHGEQMAEDFPVVKLDDDALEAARLLATRRLPGLIVTKPDGSPYAVLPASQVVRFLVPSYVQDDPSLARVIDEPLADRVADKLSGLTVRKLLPEEPREIPVVNHDDTLLEIAAMMARLRCPLVAVLRDNQIIGAITASRLLELAVTTR